A window of Odocoileus virginianus isolate 20LAN1187 ecotype Illinois chromosome 3, Ovbor_1.2, whole genome shotgun sequence genomic DNA:
TCCCTGAATACACCACCCCCTTGCATCAAAGAAGTCATGCAGATTGTCAGTCTAAGGGCTACACTTGGTTGGATGAGATCAAAACTGGGAGGTGGATCTGGAGGGTCTATAGAGGAGCCTGAAATCTTCGGGGTATGTGTGGGGTACTGAAGGGTGACCCAGCTATAGCAATTCAAAGAGAGAAAGACTAATCAGAAGGCTCCTTCTATCTGCTTCTTCCCAAAAACATTCTGCCTCCACTCCTTCCCCAGAGAAGAAAGTTCCACTTCTTCTCAGGAGGCCCCAAGTATACCCAGGGCTGAGGGAGCCTTGAGGGTCCACTTGGGCACTTGTGCCTCTCATTGGTGGGGACCAGACCTGACCTTTGTTCTAACTTATCTCACCACACAGCCAGagaactgtaaaaataaaacacgTTTATTACCACAAAACCTTATTAATACAGGTCCATAATCCCTTACCCAAAACCCTTAGAGCTGGATATAGTTTAGAATTTAGAATTCTTTGGGCTTTAGAAATATACCAAGATGTGAATACTGAATATTATATAATACTACCAGAGATGTCTGGGGTGACATCCAATAATCCCCCAAAtcaatatttctgtgaaaaaatgtgaaaaggcaCACTAAAGGAAGTTAATGAAGAATATGAATAACCCCActtgactctttttcttttttgttcaatagtggggcatgtgggatcttagttccctgattagggatcaaaactgtgcccctggcagtggaagcactgaaCCTCACTtcactttaggattttttttttcccctcctgcccctctcccAGGTCATGTTTTGATGACAAAGTTGGGAAGATGCTTCTAGCTTCCAGAGGTTTTTGTAGATTTCAGAATTGCAAAAAAGGGATTGTAGACCTGTACTTACTTGCCCATTTACAGAACAGCTCAGTTACTGTTGAGGCTTTGGTGCAGTGGTGAGGTGGCCAGGCTGTAGCAGCCAGACTGCTTGTCCTCACATCCCAGCTCTGGCATGAATCAGCTGTGggaccctgggcctcagtttcctcacctgtaccACAGAAGTATTCATTCCCCCCTACACTCATGCTTGGAAGACTAAATAGCTTAGTATAcaataaagtacaaaataaagggcttccctggtggctcagatggtaaagaatttgcctgcaacgcagaagacccaggttcgatccctgggtctggaaaatcccctgcagaaaggaatggctatccactccagtattgctgcttagagaattccatggacagagtagcctggtggactacagtccatggggtctcacagagctggacgtgactgagcgactaacatacaatAAAGTGCCTAGAACTCTGCTTAGTATGTGGTTTGCACAGCATATATGGGGCATGACAACATCAGTGAGAAAGACAGACATATAAGACACGTCTTCAGTACAAGTCAATCATTACAAGCTCACTGCTTAGGTTCTACAGGCCACCAAGGTAGGTTGACTCTTTTTCTAGTATTACAAGCGTTCACATCCTTGGCCTTTGAGCCTCCCAGGGCTGTAGACATAGAGGTTTCAAACTCTCCACAGGAGGCTCTGTCGCACTTTGGGGTCAGCTGAAGGGGAGGCAGCGGGTGCTCTGGAATGGGTCTGACCTTGTGTCCTTATGACAATGGAGAGAGCTCTCTCTGCCTCGGCTCTGGAGTCCCAGCTGCTAGCACACCAGATGGCCCTGAGACTGGATTCTTGTTCAGAGAGGAGATAAGGGGTTTCTGCTCCACTGAACATGCAAAGGTGAGGCTGGGCCTTCTCCAGACATATCCTTCACAGGCATTTTCATGTGACACAGAGAAAAGGGGTCTTTTCCTACTCTATCAGTAACCTGTGCCTATTGTAAAAATTCAACAATTCAAAAGGATAGGACATAGGGAAAGTATGGTCTGAATTGTGTCCCAACCTTCAGTTGCCTGGGACTAACTAACAGGTCTCCAGGTACCTGTCTTCTGAGCTTCTCCTCAAATACAAAAGGataccacacaccacacatacactcCCCCTCACATGCACCTCATATATCCTCTCACCCTCaaacatacacacccacacatctTCACCCTAACACAGCTCCTCAGTTTCACACACCTACTCTTACTGCCTCTCCTATACCCTCACACACCCAACACTCTAATCTATACAGAAGGAgatcatacatatatacagaacACACCTATAAAAGAAGCAGGCAGTCAGTCATTTCTTTCTGATGCTAGCAGGTTCACACAGGATGCTGCCCCTATAACTCTTGGATACTTTTCTGGTTTTTCCCTGACTGCCCAGACCCTTGGTTTTCAGGTTGGGCAAGTGGGAATGAGAGTAACATTGCCAAACTCATAGAGTGCCTGAGAAGCTCAAGTGGGATTTACAATTAACATGAAATCACTCTGCAAATTGTCAAGTGTAAGAGAAGCTGCGGGATTACTACagccccccttcccaccccccaaactggaaataattagACTTTTAAAAGGGCTTCAGGAAGAGGGTAAAGCCATCTTAGTGGCACAGACTGCTTGTAAGAAGGCTGGTGGGGATGAAGAGGGTTCAGTTTGGGTTGGGTGGGCCCTTCACAGATCACATGAGCCAGCCAGTGCACACTCCACAAAACACATCCTTGATTTGTGACAGTGACTTCTGTCAGCAGATGAGTTGAGCAGCTCCTGATCTTGCTGGGCTTTGAGAATTATGGGGGTCCTATTCACctgcaggaagaaaggaaaggaggtgaCCCCAGTAGGCTCCCCAACCCTCTTCCAAACCTGGATAGTGGCTCTCTGGAGTGCTCCCTACCCCCTCTGCCTGGGGGCAGGGGACTGAGGCCAGGGAAAGCATACACCTCATGCTCCACCCCCATCCTGAGTTCTAAGGCATCTCTGCTGTGTTGGGAACATCTGGGGTTTCCTCTCCCCAACTGGTCCTTACCACGATCACCTGGGGCTTGCTCGTAAGGCTCCTTATTCCTGGCTGTGGAGAAAAAGAACACAGGAGACCCGGTGAGTGGGTCCCCACCACCCCTCTTCCTCCCCTATCTGGGCCTTTTCCCAAGTCAGTCCCAGGTCTCCCCCGACTGTGGAATCCACAGGGTCCTCCTGGTGGTGTGcaactggggtggggtggggacatcTGGGCTTTTCTACAGGTGGGGGACAGGGGGCAGGACCTCGCAGTAGTTGCTGCTCCCAGGAGAAAACAGTTCTTGCTGCGGCGGGGAAGGATACATTCCTTCCCTAAAAGCCTTCTGCAGCCAGAGGGCTTGCCACTCCTTTGTTCCTTACCCACCTACCTCGAAGGCACTTGATCAAGCTCACAACACCGCCAATCGCCAGCAAGATCAGGATGAGAGAGATAACTATGGCCACAAGTCCTGGATGAGAGGGCATTtctaagaaaaacagagaaaagtgggCACTCCCAGATCATGGGATTGTCTCTGGTCCCCTGGGACCCTGCCCTTCTCCCCCCTCAGCCCCTCCCGGGCAAGCCCAGCTTCTCACCCCAGGACACAGTGAGCGTGTGATTCAGGCTGGAGTGCTGCACATGGCATGTGTATTGGGTCTCTTTCCCAGCCGGCACCCACACGGCCATCCACGTCTGATAGGTGCCATCTCCACTGGGGCGTGTCTCCACATACTCAACCTTTGAATTCAACTTCTTCTCACCCAGCCACCAGCTCAGTGAGATGTCTTGTGGATAgaagcccagggcccagcacctCAGGGTGGTACCTCCATCCTGGGCTGAGTGCTTTGTCACCCGTACTGTGGGTGGTTCtgcaaggagaggaggagggaggaagactgCTGAGTGGCTGTTCTCTCCCTATCCCTTAGCCTTAATTCTGGGCTCCTCCAGCATCTTCCAGGGTGGAGGACAAGGAAATGGGGACGAGGTCTCTGTGTAGGGGATGTACCCAATTACTGTTGTAGGCAGGGATGACTGATTTCCAGCTGTGACAAAGGAGCATTGACCTGTTAATTACCATGAGGGGGACTGACTTTCTGTCCCCAACCTCCAAGGAGCTTCCTCTGGGGGGCTGTTGGGTCCTAGTCTGACATACCCCCTTCTTCCTACAGAGATCCTAGGGTTTTCTCAGTGACTTTATTTACTTCCTCTGTGACTTTGTGCATGCAGTAGGTgcctaatcagttcagttcagtcactcagtcgtgtccaactctttgcgaccccgtggactgcagcacttcaggcttccctgtcccatcaccaactcccggagtttgctcaaacttaggtccactgagttgatgatgccatccaaccatctcatcctctgtcatccccttctcctccttccttcagtccttcccagcatcagggtcttttccagtgagtcaattcttcccatcaggtgaccaaagtattggtttcagcttcagcatcagtctttccagtgaatatttggggttggtttcctttaggatggacaggtttgatctcctcacagtccaaaggactctcaagagtcttctccaacaccacagttcaaaagcatcaattctttggtgctcagctttctttatagtccaactttcatatccatacatgactactggaaaaaccatagcttcgactagatggacctttgttggcaaagtaatgtccctgctttttcatatgctgtcgaggttggtcatagcttttcttccaaggagcaagtgtcttttaatttcatggctgcagtcaccatctgcagtgattttggaaccccagaaaataaagtctctcactgtttccattgtttccccatctatttgccatgaaacacagccccgcccatcaacagaaaattggattaaagatttactgagcatgacccaagaagagagttccaaaaaaaatctacttctgctttattgactatgccaaagcctttgactgtgtggaccacaacaaactctggaaaattcttcaagagatgggaataccagaccacctgacctgcctcctgagaaacctgtatgcaggtcaggaagcaacagttagaactggacatggaacaacagattggcttcaaataggaaaaggagtacgtcaaggctgtatattgtcacactgcttatttaacttatatgcagagtacatcatgagaaatgctgggctggaagaaacacaagctggaatcaagattgctgggagaatatcaataacctcagatatgcaagtgacaccacccttatggcagaaagtgaagaagaactaaagagcctcttgatgaaagtgaaagaggagagtgaaaaagtttgcttaaagctcaacattcagaaaactaagatcatggcatccagtcccactacttcatggcaaatagatgtggaaacagtggaaacagtgagagactttattttggggggctccaaaatcactgcagccatgaaattaaaagatgcttactccttggaagaaaagttacgaccaacctagacagcatatgaaaaagcagagacattactttgtcaacaaaggtccatctagtcaaggctatggtttttccagtggtcatgtatggatgtgagagttgaattatatagaaagctgagtgctgaagaattgatgcttttgaactgtggtgttggagaagactcttgagagtcccttggactgcaatgagatccaaccagtccatcctaaagatcagtcctgggtgttcattggaaggactaatgttgaagctgaaactccaaaactttggccacctgatgcagagttaactcattggaaaagaccctgatgctgggaaagatagatggcaagaggagaaggggatgacagaagatgagatggatgacatcaccaattcaatgggcatgagtttgagcaaactccaggagatggtgaaggacatggaagcctggcatactgcagtccatggggtcacaaaaaatccgaaatgaatgagcaactgaataacaacaatattccactatatgtatgtaccacatcttctttacctatgtatctgttgatggatgtttaggttgcttctgagaggaatagaatagaatagttATATAAGTAACTATAGATGTCCCAGTAGGGTACTATAGATAGAAAGGGAAACCTAGGAAACTTTGGGAGACCACTATcagttaatgatcactcaagaaagctATTGGAATATCATGAAATGAAGCAGGCTTGCTTAACTATAAGCATGAGATATGCCTCGGGCCTTTAGGTGGAAGAAAAATGTCACCACCCTTCTACTGATTTGAATAAGCGCAATGATAATCCTAGTTTGACCTCCTGGGTCAGTCTCCTGCCTGATACAAAGGAGGAGCTACTGATGTAAATCTCCCGTCTACTCAAAGAAGGTAGTActttctccctccccctttcctttgACTATAAAATTGTAGCCCACTTAATCCTTAGGGTAGAGCTCCCTGGCCTGCCTGCTTACATCTCTTCTAAGTGtcctatatttatatatctactgCTAACCcatcactttgcctcttgctggACTCCTTCTGTGCTGAGACACAAAGAAACTGTTCCTTATTAAGTCCAGACACCAGGTGAGTGATTCTAATGAAAAGATCATGGTTGGAGTCCCACGTGGGGTTTCGGCTGTGTTCAAGTCCTGGCCATGTGACTTAGAGTCCCAATCTAAGGCGAATGGTTTcactttcatgtcctggctattgtaaatagtgctgtaatgaacattggggtacatgtgtctttttgaattgtagttttctcagggtatatgccaagtagtgggattgccgggtcatatagtagttctattttaaggtttttaaggaacctccatattataTTCCAtggtgactgtatcaatttacattcctaccaacagtgcaagagggttccattttatccacaccctctccagcacttactctttgtagatttaaatatatatattatttatttatttatttatggctgcaccgGTTCTCCGTTGCGGCAAGttgacttctctctagttgtgttgtGCACATTTAGTTGCCtcgcgacatgtgggatcttagttccctgacggggcttgaatccatgtcccctgcttgCCTGGCAGAGTCTtaatactggaccaccagggaagtccctgtttgtagattttttgatggtggttgttctgacaagtgtgagatgatacctcgttgtagttttgatttgcatttctctaataatgagtgacactgaacatctttttatgcatttgttggccatctgtatgtcttctttggagaaatgtctgctcaggtctttactcattttttggttgggttattttttgtttttgttttttttttaatactgagctGCATattctgtttgtatattttggaaatcaatcatttgtctgttgctttgtttacaaatattttattccattctaagggttgtcttttcatcttgtttatgttttctctatcatgtaaaagcttttaagcttaatgaagtcccatgtgtttatttttgtttaggaGGTAGGTCAAAatggatcttgctgtgatttatgttgaagaGTATTCTGcctgagattaacatttgaatcactGGACTCAGTGAAGCAGACTGCCTTCTGCAGTGTGAGTGGGTCCATACTGAAGGTCTGAACAGAACAAAGGGTTGAGTAACGGAGCTCCTCTAGCATGATTGCTGAGCTGGAACACtggtcttttcctgccttcagactcaAACTGAAACACTGACTCTTCCTGGGTCTCAAACTTTCTAGCATTTGAAGGAACCATACTACTAGTTCTCCCAGTTCTCAGGCCTTTAGTCTCAGGCTGGAACTGCAACAttggctctcctgggtctccagcttgccaacCGCAGATCTTGGAACTTCGCCGCTATAGTCACATGAGCCAGTTCCTTAGAACacaactctttctctctctccatgtaGCCTGTTGGTTCTACTTCTGTGAAGAATCCTCACTAATCTCCCAGGGGAAGGACATAGGACAAATGAGTGCATTTAGCACATAGGTGCTAAATGAGAGTTCCACAGTACTTATTTAACGCACACCAATATGGTTCTTTGGAGAGGCAGCAGCTATTATTACTATCCTCATTATACTCATGAGGAAACTAAAGTGCAGAGACCGTAAGTAACTGCCACAAGGTCACACAACCAGTTAATCCTGGATCTGGGATGAGTTATCTGGAGGCTAGGCTCCAATACCTGAGCTCTGAGCCACCATGCTCTGCTCTCACAATCACATCTTCTACTCCTGATGTGATCTGTCCTGTCCTCCCTTTGAGAAATATCCTCTTTATTACCTCAGCTGACTCACATCCCACAATTCAATTGCCAGATATCTATGGTGTCCTGGGTGTTCTGATCAGCTCCACCCCTGGCAACCTCAGCCAGAAAGGCTTTCACCCTAGGCATCCCCAAGCACCCACCTTCCCTAGTGTCCACCCCAGCCTTTGTGTCTCTAGCCCTGGTTGGCTGGGGTCAGGAGAAGTTTATGATGCACCTGGAGTCTGGGGAGCACGTTTAGCATGAGGCGTGTCGGGGAGGAAAGGGGATAAAAGCTTCAGCTTCCCTGTCAGTCCCCAGTGGTCTAGGGAGAGGTGAGGGCTGCTTTTCTCCTGAAACCTGAGATCTGTTTCCCAAGGAGCAGAGTTACAGGCTGGTAGATCCCCAAAGGACTTTAGGAGGACCTAGTTTAACCCACTTGCCctgcagatgaagaaaatgagacccAGATTAAGAGACTTTATTCCCAAGACCACACTGGAACAGGGGAGACTCCAGAACTCCACACTCTATCTTATTTGGAGCAAAGACCTGAGGTCTGGGCTTTCTTCTTACTCTGCAGCAAAAAGCCATTGGCTAGCTGGCCATTTTTCTGGATCCCAGAGAGCTTGCCTGAGCCAGGGGGACACAGCCTGGGGACACAGCCTGCCTCCTCATTTCCCAGAGACTTGTTTGTTAAATGGGATGACTCTTGAGAATGGGAGCCACAGGCTGAACCTTACCTCTCCGGGTGAATCTCTGGCCTCCCAGCTCCAGGTAGCTGTGCAGGGAGGTGAGGCAGGGCCCTTCCAGGTAGGCTTTGTCGTACTCAGCATAGCAGTGCTCTCTCTCCATCCAGCGCTTGGTCACCAGAGCCACAGGGTTAGCTGAGATCCAGCTCAGAGTTTCCACATCCAGTGACAGGTGGTCTTCCCCATCATAACCAAACTGCCAGAAGCTGTTGGAGTGGCCATCTTCCTGGATCTCACAGCCAAACATGCGGTGACTGCTGTGCATGCCTGTGAGTACAGGTAAGAAAGCTGTCACCCTAGTAGGGACTGGGGGTCAAGTCCCTGAGACCCAGGGAAAAGAAGCCCACCACCCACAGGGACATCAAAAAAGTAGAGGGACAGGGCATCATCATTTAGATAAAAATCTCCCAAGTAATTTTCATAAGCAGCCTGGGTTGAGAAACCTGCTAGGCCTCTCATGTGGGACAAACACCCCAGTTCATAATTAGACACATCCTTATATCATATCCCACactacttgaaagtgaaagttgctcagtcgtgtccgactctttgtgaccccatgaactatacagtccatggaattctccaggccagatactggagtgggtagcctttcccttctccagggaatctcctcaactcagggatcaaacccaggtcacccacattgcaggcagattctttaccagctgagcccacaGGGAAACCCACCTGTGGGTGTAAAATGTTCTCAACGGTAAGACTAAGTCATGCCATGCTTATCCCGGGGGCCCTTGGCTGATGCACAGCCCTTCTCAGTCTCAATCCTTTATATCCTTTGTATCTACTGATTCTGAGGCCTCTGGGGACCTGAGGCTTTTAGTCTGGGCATTTGGGTAtcgaggcacagagaggggcGGTGTTGTGTGAACAAGCTGTGCTTCATAAGCACTTCATTCAGAATAAGCAGCAGCCCTGGTGGTGGGCCTAAGCGCACTGTTACTGAGAAGGAGAAGCTGAGGTGGTACCAGAGGGCCTGGGGGTACTGCATGAGTGAGGATGAGGCAGGGAAATCCTCTCCCCATCAGCTGAG
This region includes:
- the LOC110149665 gene encoding class I histocompatibility antigen, Gogo-C*0202 alpha chain-like isoform X2, yielding MAKVVMADLAQQKVENKSRPRGTHSLRYHYLDLSEPGPSLPRFLAVGYVDDQPFIRYDSRVDKAEPQAPWIMSENVTYWENETKKQRKWAEIHQVETWIMMGYHNHSSGMHSSHRMFGCEIQEDGHSNSFWQFGYDGEDHLSLDVETLSWISANPVALVTKRWMEREHCYAEYDKAYLEGPCLTSLHSYLELGGQRFTRREPPTVRVTKHSAQDGGTTLRCWALGFYPQDISLSWWLGEKKLNSKVEYVETRPSGDGTYQTWMAVWVPAGKETQYTCHVQHSSLNHTLTVSWEMPSHPGLVAIVISLILILLAIGGVVSLIKCLRARNKEPYEQAPGE
- the LOC110149665 gene encoding class I histocompatibility antigen, Gogo-C*0202 alpha chain-like isoform X1, which translates into the protein MAKVVMADLAQQKVENKSRPRGTHSLRYHYLDLSEPGPSLPRFLAVGYVDDQPFIRYDSRVDKAEPQAPWIMSENVTYWENETKKQRKWAEIHQVETWIMMGYHNHSSGMHSSHRMFGCEIQEDGHSNSFWQFGYDGEDHLSLDVETLSWISANPVALVTKRWMEREHCYAEYDKAYLEGPCLTSLHSYLELGGQRFTRREPPTVRVTKHSAQDGGTTLRCWALGFYPQDISLSWWLGEKKLNSKVEYVETRPSGDGTYQTWMAVWVPAGKETQYTCHVQHSSLNHTLTVSWEMPSHPGLVAIVISLILILLAIGGVVSLIKCLRARNKEPYEQAPGDRGE